A genomic stretch from Pararhizobium sp. IMCC21322 includes:
- a CDS encoding ATP-binding protein, translating into MNRKSTPFLIVAATTLIAILLAGWMAFIAVHQPWLGLELDGEDLENGLRIVAVSPDGPSSQFMPGDVLVRLDNGNDRTIDLEPFDIVEEADGVATYTALARFFGRQDILYRILSGNRVFFTKEDGTRMAVDVASTRPVSDLPLGFWVQISVGLVGSIIGACVWALRPQMPGARTLGVSGVALLASTYPSAIYLNRELALGDPFFYILNTINPLGSLAFAVSLLVMFLVYPRRLLPPTILALIIAGFGIWWLLDALRIGFTGPGLGRYLPLGVAALSAPVMAGIQYRAARNEPHLQAALVWFGLSLILSTVIFILLYVTPSLIGEPSFAPQGVSYALAILVYAGIALGIVRYRLFDLDRWAFRILFYLGGAVAFAAIDVFLVSVIALDTLPAFSVALLIVALIYLPSRDFLMRRLMPTPGGREAIFQKVVGIALTSDGTQRNSDWIELLRTIYDPLSIDRTSECSAPKICDDGLILLMPGHGYVAPLKLSLAQGGRKLFSSVDLSLADELCAMLVYTSQSRDAFEQGTAQERDRISRDTHDNIGAKLLSALHGKEPERKNAMIREALSELRDIINNPSGANQSLEESLAELRLETVERLSAYGLSLNWKVTGDPLSGVSQDIIHALRSIIRECISNTLRHAEALAVSISIVLRDRHLHLIIADDGRGIPENPTPHEGLGLDSIRARVDTLGGSLETINVNPGFRLTAAIPVARRSTP; encoded by the coding sequence GTGAACCGAAAATCAACACCATTTCTGATCGTTGCTGCGACAACACTGATTGCAATTTTACTGGCTGGCTGGATGGCGTTTATTGCGGTTCATCAGCCCTGGCTGGGCCTCGAATTGGACGGGGAAGACCTCGAAAACGGTCTGCGTATTGTTGCGGTCTCGCCTGATGGACCTTCTTCGCAGTTCATGCCAGGCGATGTGCTCGTCCGCCTTGACAACGGCAATGACCGAACAATCGACCTTGAGCCATTTGATATTGTCGAGGAAGCTGATGGAGTGGCGACTTACACTGCGCTTGCCAGGTTCTTTGGGCGACAGGACATCCTCTACAGGATTCTGTCCGGTAATCGCGTATTTTTCACAAAGGAGGATGGCACCCGTATGGCAGTTGATGTGGCGTCGACGCGCCCTGTCAGTGACTTGCCGTTAGGTTTCTGGGTGCAAATTTCCGTCGGCTTGGTCGGCAGTATCATCGGCGCGTGCGTTTGGGCCTTGCGGCCTCAGATGCCAGGTGCGCGAACGCTCGGTGTCAGCGGCGTTGCATTGTTGGCGTCAACCTACCCATCGGCGATCTACCTCAACCGTGAACTGGCCCTGGGAGACCCTTTTTTCTACATCCTGAATACCATCAACCCACTTGGCTCTTTGGCCTTTGCGGTGTCTCTGCTGGTCATGTTTCTGGTCTATCCCCGTCGTCTTCTGCCGCCGACAATCCTGGCTCTGATCATAGCCGGGTTTGGTATCTGGTGGCTGCTGGATGCTTTGCGGATCGGGTTTACCGGTCCCGGTCTTGGCCGTTATCTGCCACTCGGCGTTGCAGCGCTGAGCGCGCCAGTGATGGCCGGCATCCAATATCGGGCTGCCAGGAATGAGCCGCATCTGCAGGCAGCCCTTGTCTGGTTTGGGTTGTCACTTATTCTGTCCACTGTAATTTTTATACTTCTGTATGTGACACCGAGCCTCATCGGTGAGCCGTCCTTTGCGCCTCAGGGCGTCAGCTATGCGCTGGCCATCCTGGTCTATGCCGGCATTGCGCTCGGGATTGTACGCTACCGGTTGTTTGATCTTGACCGATGGGCATTCCGGATTCTGTTCTATCTGGGCGGCGCAGTTGCGTTTGCTGCGATTGACGTTTTTCTTGTGTCAGTGATTGCCCTCGACACCTTGCCGGCTTTCAGCGTGGCGCTTCTCATAGTAGCCCTTATCTATCTGCCGTCGCGAGATTTTCTGATGCGGCGTCTGATGCCAACACCAGGCGGTCGCGAGGCTATTTTCCAGAAAGTTGTGGGTATTGCGCTCACATCCGATGGCACTCAGCGCAATTCGGACTGGATTGAATTACTACGCACGATCTACGATCCACTATCGATAGACAGAACATCCGAGTGCAGTGCCCCAAAAATTTGCGACGATGGCCTGATATTGTTGATGCCAGGCCATGGGTACGTTGCTCCATTAAAGCTGTCACTGGCGCAGGGAGGGCGGAAACTGTTTTCCAGCGTGGATCTCAGCCTTGCCGACGAATTATGCGCAATGCTGGTTTATACGTCGCAAAGTCGAGACGCATTTGAGCAGGGAACCGCGCAGGAACGCGATCGGATTTCCCGGGATACCCATGACAATATTGGTGCAAAGCTTTTGAGTGCATTGCACGGCAAAGAGCCTGAGCGAAAAAACGCAATGATCCGCGAAGCCCTGTCAGAACTGCGCGACATCATAAACAATCCATCTGGCGCAAATCAGTCTTTGGAGGAGTCTCTTGCAGAACTGCGTCTTGAAACTGTCGAGCGACTGTCGGCGTATGGCCTGTCACTCAATTGGAAGGTCACAGGAGACCCGTTGAGCGGAGTATCCCAGGATATTATCCATGCCCTGAGGTCAATCATACGCGAGTGCATCAGCAACACTTTACGCCACGCGGAGGCGTTAGCCGTGTCGATATCAATTGTACTTCGGGACAGGCATTTGCACCTCATCATTGCAGATGATGGCCGGGGAATTCCTGAGAATCCCACCCCGCATGAAGGGCTTGGCCTCGACAGCATTCGCGCGCGGGTGGATACGCTAGGCGGCTCATTGGAAACAATCAATGTCAATCCGGGCTTTCGCCTCACCGCCGCGATTCCAGTTGCACGGAGATCGACGCCATGA
- a CDS encoding response regulator transcription factor: MKTILIVEDVAETRQWLTDIAEAAFSGCQVTCAGRVREGLSSLSRTTYDLVLIDLTLPDGSGFDILRHIRTDCPETLSVITTIVSNDANIVAALSGGANGYLLKDQPSELIIRQLKQLADGIPALSPSIARRIMQHFSNTGPAAEPDAELTQREQQVLALISRGLRNIDVAQHLDVSESTIASHLKSIYRKLGISSRAEASWHASRMGLTPGGRTGGSKV; this comes from the coding sequence ATGAAAACTATCTTGATTGTGGAGGATGTTGCCGAGACCCGCCAATGGTTGACCGACATCGCGGAGGCAGCATTTTCTGGCTGCCAGGTCACCTGCGCCGGGCGGGTGCGAGAAGGTCTGTCCTCCCTTTCCAGAACGACTTATGATCTTGTATTGATTGACCTGACGCTGCCTGACGGGAGTGGATTTGACATTCTGAGGCATATTCGCACCGACTGTCCCGAAACACTGAGTGTGATCACAACAATTGTAAGCAATGATGCCAATATCGTGGCAGCCTTATCCGGCGGCGCAAACGGGTATCTTCTTAAAGATCAGCCATCAGAGCTTATCATCCGTCAATTAAAGCAATTGGCGGATGGGATTCCGGCATTGTCACCCTCAATCGCACGCAGGATCATGCAGCATTTCAGCAATACGGGCCCGGCAGCAGAACCGGACGCGGAATTAACACAGCGTGAGCAGCAGGTGTTGGCCCTTATCAGCAGAGGTTTGCGCAACATTGATGTCGCGCAGCATCTGGATGTGTCGGAAAGCACCATCGCCAGTCATCTGAAATCAATTTACCGCAAGCTTGGAATTTCCTCACGCGCCGAAGCATCATGGCATGCCTCACGCATGGGATTGACACCCGGAGGGCGCACTGGCGGTTCAAAAGTGTAA